Proteins from a genomic interval of Microbacterium esteraromaticum:
- a CDS encoding GntR family transcriptional regulator, producing the protein MARRASRVDAVVAGIRAGIGDGTYPVGDRLPTESELGESFEVSRPTVRAALSELKTAGLVHTRHGVGTFVSEPPAVTAGLERLESITESIRRTGREPGMRYRSRTIRPLLPEEAAKLELTANDLALETRRVILADDEVVAYSYDLLPIGVFPEGESPEVLDGSVFGYLREARGIIPVRAVAEIHPVVADHVIWDAPQGRNGLALLLDQVHYDQTERAVAYSRTYFIDGRYTFSIIRHA; encoded by the coding sequence ATGGCACGGAGGGCATCCCGCGTCGATGCGGTGGTCGCGGGCATCCGCGCGGGCATCGGCGACGGCACCTACCCGGTGGGTGACCGCCTGCCGACCGAGTCGGAACTCGGCGAGTCGTTCGAGGTCTCGCGCCCGACGGTGCGCGCCGCGCTGAGTGAGCTGAAGACCGCCGGGCTCGTGCACACGCGCCACGGCGTCGGCACCTTCGTGTCCGAGCCGCCGGCCGTCACCGCGGGACTGGAGCGCCTCGAATCCATCACCGAGTCGATCCGCCGCACCGGGCGCGAGCCGGGCATGCGCTACCGCAGCCGCACGATCAGGCCGCTGCTTCCGGAAGAGGCGGCGAAGCTGGAGCTGACGGCGAACGACCTCGCGCTCGAGACGCGCCGTGTGATCCTCGCGGACGACGAGGTCGTCGCGTACTCGTACGACCTGCTGCCGATCGGGGTCTTCCCCGAGGGGGAGTCCCCTGAGGTGCTCGACGGATCGGTGTTCGGGTATCTGCGCGAGGCTCGCGGCATCATCCCGGTGCGCGCGGTCGCCGAGATCCACCCCGTCGTCGCCGACCATGTGATCTGGGATGCCCCGCAGGGGCGCAACGGCCTGGCGCTGCTGCTCGATCAGGTGCACTACGACCAGACCGAGCGTGCGGTCGCCTACTCGCGCACCTACTTCATCGACGGGCGCTACACGTTCTCGATCATTCGACACGCGTGA
- a CDS encoding class II aldolase/adducin family protein gives MTNHSTSVADAVQQLIRAGSEIVQSGLALASAGNLSIRLDADRFVVTASGTWLNRLDETSFTVMDLGGNVVDGATKPSSEWKLHQRAYRARPDVGSVVHVHPAHAILLDALRRPIRLVTLDHAYYVGSVGRTPYYPNGSDELADTAAEQLAEHNCVIMGNHGSTTVGDDCDMALRRALNLENAAELTYRAILAGNGDLDFPWESEPHLHHA, from the coding sequence ATGACGAACCACTCCACATCCGTTGCTGATGCCGTGCAGCAGCTCATCCGCGCCGGCTCTGAGATCGTGCAGTCCGGCTTGGCTCTGGCCAGCGCCGGCAATCTGTCGATCCGGCTTGACGCCGACCGTTTCGTGGTGACGGCGTCGGGTACCTGGCTGAATCGCCTGGATGAGACCTCGTTCACCGTCATGGACCTGGGTGGCAACGTCGTCGACGGCGCGACCAAGCCTTCGAGCGAGTGGAAGCTGCACCAGCGCGCCTATCGTGCGCGCCCCGACGTCGGGTCGGTCGTGCACGTGCATCCCGCTCACGCGATCCTGCTCGACGCGCTGCGCCGGCCCATCCGTCTGGTGACTCTCGACCACGCGTACTACGTGGGATCGGTCGGCCGCACGCCGTACTACCCGAACGGGTCGGATGAGCTCGCCGACACCGCCGCTGAGCAGCTCGCCGAGCACAACTGCGTCATCATGGGCAACCACGGATCGACGACCGTCGGCGACGACTGCGACATGGCGCTGCGGCGCGCGCTGAACCTTGAGAACGCTGCCGAGCTGACCTATCGCGCGATCCTCGCCGGCAATGGCGACCTCGACTTCCCCTGGGAGTCGGAGCCTCACCTGCACCACGCCTGA
- a CDS encoding MFS transporter — MWRTVAEPTHTPTTRRSRSRPAVRAGLLGNFVDQFDIFLPIIALAPVAALVLGPESAAAQTGLIFVATLFGRPLGAAIFGSIADRHGRTRTTKIAIAGIAITTLMIAFIPGHDIGGIWTLWTFVALRFVGGIFLGGEYTAAIPLAMEWTSPRRRGMLSGGIMAMSPLANATIAALTLLLVQTLGVQDYAAWGWRLPFIVGGIMAVGLLWYYSAHVVDAPAAASAPRRAHPVRDILAGPYRHQLWQVFVLMTGLWLFTQMAIPVLTGMLRDAPQVGPSEVAFIMLIATLVSAVSMFTAGVASQRLGRRRFFIIFGAVALIAAPLAFAWALGSHGAGLIVAVTLVQVVTVSAYGPVGAYLAERFTTGVRSSGYGVGYSLSIVVPALYPYWLPGLQAGLGPVLAVCAVLAVASALLVAGAALGPEPARDAPLA; from the coding sequence ATGTGGCGCACCGTCGCCGAGCCCACCCACACGCCCACCACCCGTCGCTCGCGGTCCCGTCCCGCCGTGCGCGCCGGCCTACTCGGCAACTTCGTCGACCAGTTCGACATCTTTCTGCCGATCATCGCACTCGCCCCCGTCGCCGCCCTCGTACTCGGGCCCGAGAGCGCGGCTGCCCAGACCGGACTCATCTTCGTCGCCACGCTCTTCGGACGCCCCCTCGGCGCCGCGATCTTCGGCAGCATCGCCGACCGCCACGGCCGCACCAGAACCACGAAGATCGCGATCGCCGGCATCGCCATCACCACGCTGATGATCGCGTTCATCCCCGGCCACGACATCGGCGGCATCTGGACACTGTGGACCTTCGTGGCCCTGCGCTTCGTCGGCGGCATCTTTCTCGGCGGCGAATACACCGCGGCGATCCCCCTCGCCATGGAATGGACCTCACCACGCCGCCGCGGCATGCTCAGCGGCGGCATCATGGCCATGTCACCCCTGGCCAACGCCACCATCGCCGCACTCACCCTGCTGCTCGTGCAGACCCTCGGCGTGCAGGACTACGCCGCCTGGGGATGGCGCCTGCCATTCATCGTCGGCGGCATCATGGCCGTCGGACTGCTCTGGTACTACTCCGCTCATGTCGTGGACGCGCCGGCGGCAGCATCCGCTCCCCGTCGCGCGCACCCGGTGCGCGACATCCTCGCCGGACCCTACCGCCATCAGCTCTGGCAGGTCTTCGTGCTGATGACCGGGCTGTGGCTGTTCACGCAGATGGCCATTCCGGTGCTCACCGGCATGCTGCGCGACGCCCCGCAGGTCGGGCCGTCAGAGGTCGCCTTCATCATGCTGATCGCCACGCTCGTCTCGGCCGTGAGCATGTTCACCGCCGGAGTGGCCTCGCAACGCCTCGGGCGCCGCCGGTTCTTCATCATCTTCGGCGCAGTCGCACTCATTGCCGCGCCGCTGGCCTTCGCCTGGGCGCTGGGCTCGCACGGAGCCGGCCTGATCGTCGCCGTCACCCTCGTGCAGGTCGTCACCGTCTCGGCCTACGGCCCCGTCGGCGCCTACCTCGCCGAACGCTTCACGACCGGGGTGCGCTCCAGCGGATACGGCGTCGGCTACTCGCTCTCGATCGTCGTGCCGGCGTTGTACCCGTACTGGCTGCCGGGCCTGCAGGCCGGCCTCGGGCCGGTGCTCGCCGTGTGCGCCGTGCTCGCTGTGGCATCCGCCCTGCTGGTCGCCGGGGCCGCGCTCGGCCCCGAACCCGCCCGCGACGCTCCGCTGGCGTAG
- a CDS encoding HAD family hydrolase, protein MLIATDLDGTLIPNAGTTVRAFTAGVLERLDRQGVPVVFVTGRPLRWLEGLWPHVGAHGVAIASNGAITFNVPGREVTHLAGITPADGLELCRHIADEMTGAQFAIECVDGIRLDPTYPASARGGAAPRRAALPDIWDAPAAKLLVRHPDLAGDEFTSRLADVVGDRATVTWSVQGLAEISAPGVTKASALARLCDDLGVPSAQVLAFGDMPNDIPMLQWAGTAYAVADAHPSVQAIAHRIVPTCAEEGVAQTLDRLIP, encoded by the coding sequence ATGCTCATCGCGACCGACCTCGACGGCACCCTCATCCCCAACGCCGGCACCACGGTGCGGGCGTTCACCGCGGGCGTGCTCGAACGCCTCGACCGGCAGGGCGTGCCCGTCGTGTTCGTCACCGGGCGCCCGCTGCGCTGGCTCGAAGGGCTCTGGCCGCACGTCGGCGCGCACGGCGTCGCGATCGCGTCCAACGGCGCAATCACCTTCAACGTGCCCGGTCGTGAAGTCACCCACCTGGCGGGCATCACCCCCGCCGACGGTCTCGAACTGTGCCGCCACATCGCCGACGAGATGACGGGCGCCCAGTTCGCCATCGAGTGCGTCGACGGCATCCGCCTCGATCCGACCTACCCGGCGAGCGCGCGCGGCGGCGCCGCACCGCGCCGGGCGGCGCTGCCCGACATCTGGGACGCCCCCGCCGCCAAGCTGCTGGTGCGCCACCCCGACCTCGCCGGCGACGAGTTCACCTCACGGCTGGCCGACGTCGTCGGCGACCGCGCGACAGTCACCTGGTCGGTACAGGGCCTCGCCGAGATCAGCGCCCCCGGCGTGACCAAGGCCAGCGCACTCGCCCGACTCTGCGATGACCTCGGCGTGCCGTCGGCACAGGTGCTCGCGTTCGGCGACATGCCCAACGACATCCCGATGCTGCAATGGGCCGGCACGGCCTACGCCGTCGCCGACGCACACCCCTCGGTGCAGGCCATCGCACACCGCATCGTGCCCACGTGCGCCGAAGAAGGCGTGGCGCAGACACTCGACCGGCTCATCCCGTAG
- a CDS encoding riboflavin kinase, which produces MQPTTLAGTVVHGDGRGHGLGFPTANLHVPHVGCPDGVYAAWARVADEPLWREATVSIGDNPTFGDVTDTRVECHIHDFSGDLYGTHATVVLVSLIRDMRSFEDVAGLIERTAADLVVSRRLLAAAPPPGIHHAPADPPGID; this is translated from the coding sequence GTGCAGCCCACGACACTGGCCGGCACCGTCGTGCACGGCGACGGCCGTGGGCACGGACTCGGATTCCCGACCGCGAATCTGCACGTGCCGCACGTCGGCTGCCCCGACGGCGTCTACGCCGCCTGGGCGCGCGTCGCCGATGAGCCGCTCTGGCGCGAAGCGACCGTCAGCATCGGCGACAACCCGACGTTCGGCGACGTCACCGACACTCGCGTCGAATGCCACATCCATGATTTCAGCGGAGACCTGTACGGCACCCACGCCACCGTCGTGCTGGTCAGCCTGATCCGCGACATGCGATCATTCGAGGATGTCGCCGGACTCATCGAGAGAACCGCCGCAGACCTCGTCGTCTCCCGACGACTCCTCGCGGCGGCCCCGCCACCCGGCATCCACCACGCACCGGCAGACCCTCCCGGCATCGACTGA
- a CDS encoding flavin reductase family protein, translating to MLIETTPSEMPLALRLRRAFSSFPTGVVAVCALPDGEDSPVGMAMNSFTSISLDPALVAISVANTSRTWPRLAEATSVGVSVLGHGQEHASRSLSAREGDRFENVDWVADESGAVHLEGAALWLTCHFHRLVEAGDHTIALLGIDGLQHFDEVEPLVFHQSRYRSIVA from the coding sequence GTGTTGATCGAAACCACCCCGTCCGAGATGCCCCTCGCCCTGCGCCTGCGCCGCGCGTTCTCGTCGTTCCCCACCGGTGTCGTCGCCGTCTGCGCCCTGCCCGACGGCGAAGACTCCCCCGTGGGGATGGCGATGAACTCGTTCACGTCGATCTCGCTCGACCCGGCGCTGGTGGCCATCAGCGTCGCCAACACCTCACGCACCTGGCCCCGGCTCGCCGAAGCCACCTCGGTCGGCGTCAGCGTGCTGGGTCACGGGCAAGAGCACGCAAGCCGCAGCCTCTCGGCCCGCGAGGGCGACCGGTTCGAGAACGTCGACTGGGTCGCCGACGAGAGCGGAGCAGTGCACCTCGAAGGCGCGGCACTCTGGCTCACCTGCCACTTCCACCGCCTGGTCGAAGCCGGCGATCACACCATCGCCCTGCTGGGCATCGACGGCCTGCAGCACTTCGACGAGGTCGAGCCACTCGTGTTCCACCAAAGCCGCTATCGCTCGATCGTGGCCTGA
- a CDS encoding ABC transporter substrate-binding protein, producing MNLITRERRAVILSGVLLGALTLAACSSSPADSGDTPNDALISQEDCQRNADAGTITYISGYGYSASAGQLDVFMADDLGYFDDLCLDVEINAAGGNGQQLVSSGKAQFTALGSAEDVLMAAANSKNLTAVATYGTTSPFCIFANEKVKSLKDLEGGTLGYFINLTPVAGAMLDAADVDESKVDFIKMTNYDPTVVLRGQVDAVVGYASNQCATLDAMDAAYSKFLPEDLGVDGTYNVMEVNSEFLAKHPEAVSDFMRASLKALQHCLDDEADCMQRITALAEEGGQAKAFPLEQQERTWAVESQWVRDSTAGAPGVQAIEEWQHAAEIVQQYGTVKDIPAVDSVIDVDLVADLYDADGALIWPGDAQ from the coding sequence ATGAACCTCATTACCCGAGAAAGACGAGCGGTCATCCTGAGCGGGGTCCTCCTCGGAGCGCTCACGCTCGCGGCGTGCAGCAGCTCACCGGCAGACAGCGGCGATACCCCGAATGACGCGCTGATCAGCCAGGAAGACTGCCAGCGCAACGCCGATGCCGGCACCATCACCTACATCTCCGGCTATGGATACTCGGCCAGCGCCGGACAGCTCGATGTGTTCATGGCCGACGACCTCGGATACTTCGACGACCTGTGCCTCGACGTCGAGATCAATGCCGCCGGCGGCAACGGCCAGCAGCTCGTGTCGTCCGGCAAGGCGCAGTTCACCGCCCTCGGCTCGGCCGAGGACGTGCTGATGGCCGCCGCGAACAGCAAGAACCTCACCGCCGTCGCCACGTACGGCACGACCTCTCCGTTCTGCATCTTCGCGAACGAGAAGGTGAAGTCGCTCAAGGACCTCGAGGGCGGCACGCTCGGCTACTTCATCAACCTCACGCCGGTGGCGGGGGCGATGCTGGATGCCGCGGATGTCGACGAGTCGAAGGTCGACTTCATCAAGATGACCAACTACGACCCCACCGTCGTGCTGCGCGGTCAGGTCGACGCGGTCGTCGGCTACGCCTCCAACCAGTGCGCCACTCTCGACGCGATGGATGCCGCCTACTCGAAGTTCCTGCCCGAGGACCTCGGCGTCGATGGCACCTACAACGTCATGGAGGTCAACTCCGAGTTCCTGGCGAAGCACCCCGAGGCCGTCTCGGACTTCATGCGCGCGAGCCTGAAGGCTCTGCAGCACTGCCTGGATGACGAGGCCGACTGCATGCAGCGCATCACGGCACTCGCCGAAGAGGGCGGGCAGGCCAAGGCGTTCCCGCTCGAGCAGCAGGAGCGCACCTGGGCCGTCGAGTCGCAGTGGGTGCGCGACAGCACCGCAGGCGCGCCGGGCGTGCAGGCGATCGAGGAGTGGCAGCACGCCGCCGAGATCGTGCAGCAGTACGGCACGGTCAAGGACATCCCGGCGGTTGACTCGGTCATCGACGTCGACCTCGTCGCCGACTTGTACGACGCCGATGGTGCCCTGATCTGGCCCGGTGATGCGCAGTGA
- a CDS encoding ABC transporter ATP-binding protein, with protein sequence MTTNAAGEGVQISHLVKKFGQPGREMLALDDVSLTVAPGEFVSVIGPSGCGKSTLLKVVAGLLDADGGSVMIGSDSVRMATKRKTIGLVPQAPALLPWRTVRENVKLPVRINPRANAGRSLRDPDELLTSFGLGHALDKYPKQLSGGMQQRVAIARAFAFDPNILLMDEPFSALDEINRDQQRMGLLEFWQSNRKSVMFVTHSVPEAIVLSDRIVLMAARPGRIAEIIDVNLPRPRHEDAYASDEFRDLEAYVRDRLAAVMEEGAHV encoded by the coding sequence GTGACGACCAATGCCGCCGGTGAGGGTGTGCAGATCTCGCACCTGGTGAAGAAGTTCGGCCAGCCCGGACGCGAGATGCTCGCGCTCGACGATGTCAGTCTGACGGTCGCTCCCGGTGAGTTCGTGTCGGTGATCGGTCCGAGCGGATGCGGCAAGTCGACGCTGCTCAAGGTGGTCGCCGGGTTGCTGGATGCCGATGGCGGATCGGTCATGATCGGATCCGACAGTGTGCGCATGGCCACCAAGCGCAAGACGATCGGTCTGGTGCCGCAGGCGCCGGCGCTGCTGCCGTGGCGCACCGTGCGCGAGAACGTCAAGCTGCCGGTGCGCATCAACCCACGGGCGAACGCCGGCCGTTCGCTGCGCGACCCTGATGAGCTGCTGACATCGTTCGGGCTCGGGCATGCGCTCGACAAGTACCCGAAGCAGCTCTCGGGCGGCATGCAGCAGCGGGTGGCGATCGCCCGGGCGTTCGCGTTCGACCCGAACATCCTGCTGATGGACGAGCCGTTCTCGGCGTTGGATGAGATCAATCGTGATCAGCAGCGGATGGGGTTGCTGGAGTTCTGGCAGTCCAACCGCAAGTCGGTGATGTTCGTGACGCACTCGGTGCCCGAGGCCATCGTGCTCTCGGACCGGATCGTGCTGATGGCCGCCCGGCCCGGGCGAATCGCCGAGATCATCGACGTGAACCTGCCCCGGCCCCGGCATGAGGATGCCTACGCCAGCGACGAGTTCCGCGACCTCGAGGCGTATGTGCGCGATCGGCTGGCCGCGGTGATGGAGGAGGGCGCTCATGTCTGA
- a CDS encoding ABC transporter permease, translating to MSDTLNISNTQVIAAQGARGAEGGVAQLRRWLRPAVWMPTAVVFVIVAALWELVALTNPYILPSLGAVAAALLDDPGMYWQNFFITLQEVAVGAGAAIILGYAIAVVMSEFEIVERALMPLIVLVMVTPVIAIAPALVVAFGFGMLPKYIITGIVVFFPVLVNSLAGLRSVDPRARDVFRTLHATRWEIFRDLRFPGSMPYFFAGLRISLPLAVVGAAVAEFVAAGTAAGLGSLVTTSAAQANLEVTWASIFMLCLMGVLLISILAIVRKRVLWWSDGEPTAQ from the coding sequence ATGTCTGACACGCTGAACATCTCCAACACCCAGGTGATCGCGGCGCAGGGCGCCCGCGGCGCGGAGGGCGGCGTGGCGCAGCTGCGTCGGTGGCTGCGCCCGGCGGTGTGGATGCCGACGGCTGTCGTGTTCGTCATCGTCGCGGCTCTCTGGGAGCTCGTCGCGCTGACGAACCCGTACATTCTGCCCTCGCTCGGGGCGGTTGCCGCGGCACTGCTCGACGACCCGGGCATGTACTGGCAGAACTTCTTCATCACTCTGCAGGAGGTCGCGGTCGGCGCCGGCGCGGCGATCATCCTGGGCTACGCGATCGCCGTGGTGATGAGCGAGTTCGAGATCGTCGAGCGCGCGCTGATGCCGCTGATCGTGCTGGTGATGGTCACCCCGGTGATCGCCATCGCCCCGGCGCTGGTGGTCGCGTTCGGCTTCGGGATGCTGCCGAAGTACATCATCACCGGCATCGTGGTCTTCTTCCCGGTGCTGGTCAACTCGCTGGCCGGTCTGCGCAGCGTCGACCCCAGGGCGCGCGATGTGTTCCGCACCCTGCACGCGACGCGGTGGGAGATCTTCCGCGACCTGCGGTTCCCCGGGTCGATGCCGTACTTCTTCGCCGGGCTGCGCATCAGCCTGCCGTTGGCTGTGGTCGGCGCGGCGGTCGCCGAGTTCGTGGCGGCGGGCACCGCCGCCGGGCTCGGTTCGCTCGTGACCACCTCGGCGGCGCAGGCGAACCTCGAGGTCACGTGGGCCAGCATCTTCATGCTGTGCCTGATGGGGGTGCTGCTGATCAGCATCCTCGCCATCGTGCGCAAGCGCGTGCTGTGGTGGAGCGACGGCGAACCGACCGCGCAGTGA
- a CDS encoding NtaA/DmoA family FMN-dependent monooxygenase (This protein belongs to a clade of FMN-dependent monooxygenases, within a broader family of flavin-dependent oxidoreductases, the luciferase-like monooxygenase (LMM) family, some of whose members use coenzyme F420 rather than FMN.) — protein sequence MRKLHFGLFENAQANDTGRATWRHPDNERDQYDTLDYWLKVAKVAEEGGLDFLFLADAWGWAEVDGVRPDVASVEGLDLPRLDPFIVASAILAHTDKLGVVMTGSTLLEQPYAFARRMATLDQLSKGRVGWNIVTTGTADTAVKAFGVPMVAHDERYRMADDFVEVVYKLWEGAWEPDALTKDKQGNFADPAKVHQIHHEGPYFRSEGYGNSAYSPQGTPVLFQAGASPAGRAFGGKHGECMFVGGGSVEQLAEHSRAIRAAAVESGRDADSVRVMAEFRCVIGETREDAQRRYQEVLDSQTPEVTVASYAWFTGLDLSSYDPATPMTDLHTELSQSQVSRFAGKTVGDVLKDWHEHGAGSKAFVGTAEDVADRIIELAEGADLDGFLLAPVIQPGSTIDFVEQVLPILRERGALGESVGATLRERLVGADEATIPENHPAAAHRARVASAV from the coding sequence GTGAGGAAACTCCACTTCGGTCTGTTCGAGAACGCACAGGCCAACGACACCGGACGCGCCACCTGGCGCCACCCCGACAACGAGCGCGACCAGTACGACACTCTCGACTATTGGCTCAAGGTCGCCAAGGTGGCTGAGGAGGGCGGGCTCGACTTCCTGTTCCTCGCCGATGCCTGGGGCTGGGCCGAGGTCGACGGGGTGCGTCCCGATGTGGCGTCGGTCGAGGGGCTGGATCTGCCTCGACTGGATCCGTTCATCGTGGCATCCGCGATTCTCGCCCACACCGACAAGCTGGGCGTCGTGATGACGGGGTCGACTCTGCTCGAGCAGCCGTACGCGTTCGCGCGGCGGATGGCGACCCTCGACCAGCTCTCGAAGGGCCGGGTGGGCTGGAACATCGTCACCACGGGCACCGCCGACACCGCCGTGAAGGCGTTCGGCGTGCCGATGGTGGCGCACGACGAGCGCTACCGCATGGCCGATGACTTCGTCGAGGTCGTCTACAAGCTGTGGGAGGGCGCGTGGGAGCCGGATGCCCTCACCAAAGACAAGCAGGGCAACTTCGCCGACCCGGCCAAGGTGCACCAGATTCATCACGAGGGCCCGTACTTCCGCAGTGAGGGCTACGGCAACTCGGCGTACTCGCCGCAGGGCACGCCGGTGCTGTTCCAGGCGGGGGCCTCGCCGGCCGGTCGCGCATTCGGCGGCAAGCACGGTGAGTGCATGTTCGTCGGCGGTGGCAGTGTCGAGCAGCTGGCCGAGCACAGCCGTGCGATCCGTGCCGCGGCGGTCGAGTCGGGTCGTGATGCCGATTCGGTGCGTGTGATGGCCGAGTTCCGTTGCGTGATCGGTGAGACGCGTGAAGACGCGCAGCGCCGCTACCAGGAGGTGCTCGACTCGCAGACCCCCGAGGTCACGGTGGCGTCTTACGCGTGGTTCACGGGGCTCGACCTGTCGTCGTACGACCCGGCGACCCCGATGACCGATCTGCACACCGAGCTGTCGCAGTCGCAGGTATCGCGCTTCGCCGGCAAGACCGTGGGCGATGTGCTCAAGGACTGGCACGAGCACGGTGCCGGGTCGAAGGCGTTCGTCGGCACCGCCGAAGACGTCGCCGACCGCATCATCGAGCTCGCCGAGGGCGCCGACCTGGACGGCTTCCTGTTGGCGCCGGTGATCCAGCCCGGTTCGACGATCGACTTCGTCGAGCAGGTGCTGCCGATCCTGCGTGAGCGCGGGGCCCTGGGTGAGAGCGTGGGGGCCACCCTGCGCGAGCGGCTGGTCGGTGCCGATGAGGCGACGATCCCCGAGAACCACCCGGCTGCTGCGCACCGTGCGCGGGTCGCGAGCGCGGTCTGA
- a CDS encoding ribokinase: protein MDSGPVCVVGSINADRYVGLARLPQPGETVLGAGLGSYPGGKGLNQAVSAARCGAAVRMCGAVGADADGAMLRDAMAASGVDGDCVVDTDAVTGVAYVFSLPGAENSIVVAQGANGRVRGEDAAAAVRGARVLLTQLEIETEVAAEALRAARAYGVTTVLNAAPAHVATWQMLPFVDVLIVNESEAAALGGLDALRERTTVVQTRGAEGVSVFGRGEEPFHVPAFPITPVDTTGAGDAFCGGFAAALARGDSIRSATFDGAAAGAIVAQHRGAQPDALSAEAVRGLVAGVYSPAN from the coding sequence ATGGATTCGGGCCCCGTCTGCGTCGTCGGAAGCATCAACGCAGACCGCTATGTCGGTCTCGCCCGGCTGCCTCAGCCGGGCGAGACCGTGCTCGGCGCCGGGCTCGGCTCGTATCCGGGCGGTAAAGGACTGAACCAGGCGGTATCGGCCGCGCGGTGCGGTGCTGCCGTGCGCATGTGCGGTGCGGTCGGGGCGGATGCCGATGGCGCGATGCTGCGGGACGCGATGGCGGCCAGCGGTGTGGACGGCGACTGCGTCGTCGATACCGATGCCGTCACCGGCGTGGCCTATGTGTTCTCGTTGCCGGGTGCCGAGAACAGCATCGTGGTGGCGCAGGGCGCGAACGGACGGGTGCGCGGCGAGGATGCGGCGGCCGCGGTGCGCGGCGCCCGCGTGCTGCTGACCCAGCTGGAGATCGAGACCGAGGTGGCCGCCGAGGCGCTGCGCGCGGCGCGGGCGTATGGGGTCACGACGGTGCTCAACGCCGCGCCGGCGCACGTCGCGACGTGGCAGATGCTGCCGTTCGTCGACGTGCTGATCGTCAACGAGTCCGAGGCTGCCGCGCTCGGCGGACTGGATGCCCTGCGTGAGCGGACGACCGTCGTGCAGACCCGTGGGGCAGAGGGCGTATCGGTGTTCGGCCGGGGCGAGGAGCCCTTCCACGTGCCGGCGTTCCCGATCACGCCGGTCGACACCACGGGGGCCGGGGATGCATTCTGCGGCGGCTTCGCCGCGGCGTTGGCGCGGGGTGACAGCATCCGCTCTGCCACGTTCGACGGTGCCGCCGCCGGGGCGATCGTGGCGCAGCATCGCGGAGCGCAGCCCGATGCGCTGAGCGCGGAGGCGGTGCGCGGTCTGGTGGCGGGGGTCTACTCGCCCGCGAACTGA
- a CDS encoding PadR family transcriptional regulator, whose protein sequence is MRTYTSLMVLGAVHQFQPVHGYFLRRELSTWHADEWANTRPGSIYNALKSLVKDGYIEEDGTSSEGNYPARTTYRMSSTGEVELLRMVRDVLWDVQTFDTRSALALVSFMFVLTRAEVVAGIEHRITKIDALITTNTFHVEDTLKSETTPTYVREIFDLASARLRAEQTWAQTLLERVQAGEYQFAGE, encoded by the coding sequence ATGCGCACATATACGTCTCTGATGGTGCTCGGCGCTGTTCACCAGTTTCAGCCTGTTCACGGCTATTTTCTGCGCCGCGAGCTGTCGACGTGGCACGCCGATGAATGGGCCAACACACGGCCCGGTTCGATCTACAACGCGCTGAAGTCGCTCGTCAAAGACGGATACATCGAAGAAGACGGCACCTCTTCTGAGGGCAACTACCCCGCCCGCACGACCTACCGCATGTCATCGACCGGCGAGGTCGAGCTGCTGCGCATGGTGCGCGACGTGCTGTGGGACGTACAGACCTTCGACACCCGCAGCGCCCTGGCGCTGGTGTCGTTCATGTTCGTGCTCACCCGTGCCGAGGTGGTCGCCGGCATCGAACACCGCATCACCAAGATCGACGCGCTGATCACCACCAACACCTTCCACGTCGAAGACACCCTCAAGTCTGAGACGACGCCCACCTACGTGCGCGAGATCTTCGACCTCGCCTCGGCCCGCCTGCGCGCCGAGCAGACCTGGGCGCAGACCCTGCTCGAGCGCGTGCAGGCGGGCGAGTATCAGTTCGCGGGCGAGTAG